The following are from one region of the Mustela lutreola isolate mMusLut2 chromosome 9, mMusLut2.pri, whole genome shotgun sequence genome:
- the BCL2L1 gene encoding bcl-2-like protein 1 isoform X2, protein MSQSNRELVVDFLSYKLSQKGYSWSQFSDAEENRTEAPEGTESEMETPSAINGNPSWHLADSPAVNGATGHSSSLDAREVIPMAAVKQALREAGDEFELRYRRAFSDLTSQLHITPGTAYQSFEQVVNELFRDGVNWGRIVAFFSFGGALCVESVDKEMQALVSRIATWMATYLNDHLEPWIQENGGWVWTGLFYPEFLAHGLRLGKGSASICSVNMKGYY, encoded by the exons ATGTCTCAGAGCAACCGGGAGCTGGTGGTTGACTTTCTCTCCTACAAGCTTTCCCAGAAAGGATACAGCTGGAGTCAGTTTAGTGATGCAGAAGAGAACAGAACTGAGGCCCCAGAAGGGACTGAATCAGAGATGGAGACCCCCAGTGCCATCAATGGCAACCCATCCTGGCACCTGGCGGACAGCCCTGCGGTGAATGGAGCCACTGGCCACAGCAGCAGCTTGGATGCCCGGGAGGTGATCCCCATGGCAGCGGTAAAGCAAGCGCTGAGGGAGGCTGGGGATGAGTTTGAACTGAGGTACCGGCGGGCATTCAGCGACCTGACATCTCAGCTTCACATCACCCCAGGGACAGCGTATCAGAGCTTTGAGCAGGTGGTGAACGAACTCTTCCGGGATGGGGTGAACTGGGGTCGCATTGTGGCCTTTTTCTCCTTCGGTGGGGCTCTGTGTGTGGAGAGCGTAGACAAGGAGATGCAGGCATTGGTGAGTCGGATCGCAACTTGGATGGCCACTTACCTGAACGACCACCTAGAGCCTTGGATCCAGGAGAACGGCGGCTGG GTCTGGACTGGCTTATTTTACCCCGAGTTCCTGGCACACGGCCTGAGGTTGGGTAAGGGCTCAGCCAGCATCTGCTCAGTGAACATGAAGGGTTATTATTAG